The following nucleotide sequence is from Candidatus Auribacterota bacterium.
CTGCAGGGTAACTGGGGTCAAACCTGAGCAGTGGATTTCAGAGCGATGACGCAACCTTGTCGAAGCGCTTCTTCAATAGTTTATCACGCTCAAAATTATCTTGAAATCTCTTGCGGCTCTTGTACATCCCGCTCACGCATATTCCCCCCAATTGTTCTCCTATTGCCCTCAGGCTCTTTTCCCTTACACCGAATCGGCAACTGAGTTCTATAAGCATTAGCCGCGCCTCTCTGTGTCTTGCTCTCTTCTTCACTATATCTGCTGGCTTTAGACTATATTCGTCTGCTACTTTCTGCGCTATCTCAGCAACTGTGTGACTCGCCAATAGTTCTCCCAACCTGCTGAATTCCTTGTCCTCTTGCTTGCCTTCAATGAAGTGTTCATAAATCCACTCTATGAATTTAGGAGTGCCCAAGACAATCCCGGCCTTCCTTGCTTGAAGCGGACTTCTGATAGCTTCTTTCAGCCCGTCCAGAACAAATCTCTGGTAAAGCTTTGGGCCTTCTTTGGCCCCTCCCCCTATCATGCCCAGGATCATATCCTGATGAAGAAAGATCGGCGCCTTCTTCTTCCCTATATAAGCCGGGTAACTGCTCCATGGATACCTGTTCAAAAGCCCGACTTTTTCCCCTAACGGGATATCCTTCAGCTTCTTGAGCCTGACAGGATTCAGGTGCAGGTAACGACTCAACTCCAGTAGATATGCGTCCGCATCCACCAGAATAGCTTTGTATCTTCCCTGAAAAAGGTGGCCCGAGCGTCGATGTCGCCGATTGAAATAGACGGTATATGAGGTGTTGAACCGCTGCATGAAGCGGCTCAGATTAGCCAGAGGCGTATTCAATAAAAAGTGGAAGTGATTGCTCATCATACAGTAGCAATGCACTTCCACCTGAAATGCCCAGCAGCTTTCTTCCAGGATATCTAAAAATCTTCCCCGATCATGATCATCGCGAAAGATCGACGTTCGTTCATTACCTCTACTGGTAACATGGTACCATGCATCGGAAAATTGCACTCGCAGTGACCTGGCCATGATGAATGTTATGACAACTATACCTTCTTTTCAACAATAATGTCCACTGCTCAGGTTTGACCCCCTTTATGTCTAAACGGGGAGATGGAGATTTAAAATTATCCGGATTTGATTGCGCAGCATTTTTTATATTTCTTGCCGCTGCCGCAAGAGCATAGTTCATTTGGATATATTTTTCTGGCTTCATTTCTGACTGGTTCCGATTTGGGTATGGGAGGGGCAAGTTGTTGAAATCCAACAGAAGGAGCCCGATATACAAACTGTGTTTGACCATTCCTATTTGTTATTGCAAAATCACCATAACCAATTATATCCATGCCTATTAATACATCCGCCCCGCCGCTTATCTCTCCTTGAGTGACTTTCACAAAAGGGCTCATGACGGATTTTTGTGATGCTTATACCAGTCAGAACGAACACAATTCGCCACAAACGGCCTTATTTTTCGCATAAATCACGTTGTTTGCTTTTGTCCAGTATCTCCCAAGATAATAGGAGATTGGTTTTTCATCTTTCACAAAATTCCGTCATGAGCCCACAAAAGTAAAAGCGACTTTATTTGGCAAACCGATATTAACGATATATTGAAACCTTCTATCTTTTCCTCCACCGTGACATACATCAACAACCCCTATTGGTTGTAAGCCTAGAGCAGTAACAACTGCACTTGAAATGACCGAATTCGTAGCCCCGGTATCCCAAATAGCTTGATATGGGGTATGTTCTGGATGTTGGTCTGTGGATATTGTTCGGGGATCAAATGCTTTGGCAATCAATACGGGGCTGGATAATACTCTAGCGCGCCTCGGATAACTCGCACTAAAGCATTTTACTTCCATTGGCATCTCAATGGCTACACATATATTATTCTTGAATTATAAGTCTGAGTATATTCTTCATCGCCCGGGGTACATTTCTGGACTAAGAAAGTTCCAATGGCATGTTGCTTGGCCGTTTCTTTAACTGCCGCTTCTTCGGAATCATAATCACCGATAACGGCACAATTCTTAATAACAATTACTCTGCCGTTATATTTATCCACTAATTCCCTTTGGTGATCAATGTAGTATTGGAACTCTTTTTCCAAATCCGTCTTCATGTTTCCCCCGCCAGTTTTCCCAGAAACTATTCTCCATATAAAGTGTAGCATATGTCAACCCCTTTTTCGCGTTTATTCGCTCTTATTTTATATGATCTACATAACGACATAACTGTGACAATTTCTATTACCCTAAAGCCAATCATTACTTGGTGAAATTCAAAAAATTCAAACTGGCCCACTACCGAAAACCCTCTATCGTTTACTCACCCGGAAGCTTATGATAAGCTACTCGTTATTCATGAAAATGATGCTCCTGCTGTTTTTGGTCATAATGCTGTTTATCACAGGCTGTGCGGTCTACACACCCCGACCTACAGCTCATAAAATGCCTATATATCAGAGCGCCTCGATCGAGCGGCTCCTGAAGCGCCTCTCCACCGGCTCATCAACTGTCACCAACATCAAAGCCGATTTCTCGGCATCGATAACCGACCTCAAGAACATCACCACGCAGTCCTGCAGCGGCATACTGGCCATGGCGAAGCCCGACAAGCTCAGGATGAGAGGGAGCAAGGCCATGCTTCCGACGCTGTTTGATCTCCTCTACGATGGAAACCAGCTCACGCTCTTTGTCCCACGCGACAAAACAGTGTATCGGTCTGCGCGCAACGCCGAGAGCATTCGGCGGGGGCTGACCGGCGTGAGCTTCTTCACGGATATCTTTTTTGGCAATG
It contains:
- a CDS encoding SEC-C metal-binding domain-containing protein, giving the protein MKVTQGEISGGADVLIGMDIIGYGDFAITNRNGQTQFVYRAPSVGFQQLAPPIPKSEPVRNEARKIYPNELCSCGSGKKYKKCCAIKSG
- a CDS encoding transposase, with amino-acid sequence MARSLRVQFSDAWYHVTSRGNERTSIFRDDHDRGRFLDILEESCWAFQVEVHCYCMMSNHFHFLLNTPLANLSRFMQRFNTSYTVYFNRRHRRSGHLFQGRYKAILVDADAYLLELSRYLHLNPVRLKKLKDIPLGEKVGLLNRYPWSSYPAYIGKKKAPIFLHQDMILGMIGGGAKEGPKLYQRFVLDGLKEAIRSPLQARKAGIVLGTPKFIEWIYEHFIEGKQEDKEFSRLGELLASHTVAEIAQKVADEYSLKPADIVKKRARHREARLMLIELSCRFGVREKSLRAIGEQLGGICVSGMYKSRKRFQDNFERDKLLKKRFDKVASSL